From one Lotus japonicus ecotype B-129 chromosome 3, LjGifu_v1.2 genomic stretch:
- the LOC130746879 gene encoding protein TPX2, whose protein sequence is MAVAEVTGGGGGMMIDEAYEFSAPRFFDFMKEESAEDARRAELWFDSALTYAPSPFMPKIKVARSINVLSLCDFSEADKMQKTSGNVDDNGLETNAQTQSMTTKRKEDDEPCTEAKEENTTTDQGRNENGNKGDSGRVSSTLGGSVEVGKDVCTPKPALQKKITATSTNCKKQQNSKKAPVKSTMKSSVKSAVKSTVKSIAGTPNLTQENQAIKRQKLEGGKTRQILNVKPQTLLHNKSRLGLSTSNGNIPSSTSKTLKEDRKVYVRETPKKPAAPFVSMAEMMKRFQSSTRDLSLHSTLSHVKPKLTLTRPKEPEFETNQRARPTTVKSSAELEEEMMAKMPKFKARPLNKKILQTPTLPPMPRSTPHPPEFKEFHLETLARAHQSADSASIASTEVSHKENSWKPHLTEPKTPVLQTSLRARPPKIKSSFELEQEELEKIPKFKARPLNKKIFESKGDIGIFCHTKKHVTEPQEFHFATNERIPPPAAIADLFDKLCLKSEGAHNHNPIPRKTTPNPFHLHTEERGAEKEKKLFMELLQKQLEEEAARVPKANPYPYTTDFPVIPPKPEPKHCTKPEPFQLESLVRHEEEMQRELEERLRMEREEAQLREFKAQPVLKEDPIPVPEKVRKPLTQVQEFSLRLTNRAVDRAQFDEKIKEKETMYKRYREESEAERMIEEEKALKQLRRTMVPHARPVPKFDHPFCPQKAAKEATKPKSPNLRVLKRRERRKVFNGTVVSSPASNMR, encoded by the exons ATGGCGGTGGCGGAGGTAaccggcggcggcggcggaatGATGATCGATGAGGCGTACGAGTTTTCAGCGCCGCGCTTCTTCGATTTCATGAAAGAGGAGTCCGCTGAGGACGCTCGTAGGGCTGAGCTCTGGTTTGACTCCGCTCTCACCTACGCTCCTTCCC CATTCATGCCTAAGATCAAGGTTGCTAGATCGATTAATGTGCTAAGCCTGTGTGATTTCAGTGAAGCTGATAAAATGCAGAAG ACATCAGGAAATGTCGATGATAATGGTCTGGAAACCAATGCACAAACACAGAGCATGACTACCAAAagaaaggaagatgatgaaCCTTGCACTGAGGCCAAGGAGGAAAATACTACAACTGATCAAGGAAGAAACGAGAATGGTAATAAGGGGGATAGCGGAAGGGTTTCATCAACCTTAGGAGGATCTGTTGAAGTAGGAAAAGATGTGTGCACGCCAAAACCAGCATTGCAGAAAAAAATTACCGCCACATCCACGAATTGCAAGAAGCAACAGAATTCTAAGAAGGCACCCGTAAAGAGTACTATGAAGAGCTCTGTGAAGAGCGCTGTGAAGAGCACTGTGAAGAGCATTGCTGGGACTCCTAACTTGACCCAGGAGAATCAAGCTATTAAGAGGCAAAAACTGGAAGGAGGAAAAACTAGACAG ATTCTGAATGTCAAACCTCAAACTTTGCTTCATAATAAGTCAAGACTTGGTTTATCCACTAGCAATGGCAACATCCCTTCCAGTACTAGTAAAACTCTCAAAGAGGACAGAAAG GTTTATGTCCGTGAAACACCAAAAAAACCAGCAGCACCATTTGTATCAATGGCTGAAATGATGAAGAGATTCCAGTCTAGTACCAGAGACCTGTCATTGCATAGCACTCTTTCCCATGTAAAACCAAAACTCACATTGACCAGGCCAAAGGAGCCTGAATTTGAGACGAATCAGCGGGCTCGCCCAACTACGGTGAAGAGTAGTGCTGAGCTTGAGGAAGAAATGATGGCTAAAATGCCAAAGTTCAAGGCACGACCATTGAATAAGAAG attttGCAAACTCCAACTTTGCCTCCCATGCCAAGAAGTACACCACATCCACCAGAATTTAAG GAATTTCATCTGGAAACCTTGGCTAGGGCTCATCAGAGTGCAGATTCAGCTTCAATAGCTTCAACTGAGGTGTCTCACAAG GAGAATTCATGGAAGCCTCATCTTACTGAACCTAAAACACCAGTACTGCAAACCTCACTAAGGGCCCGCCCACCAAAGATCAAAAGCTCATTCGAATTAGAGCAAGAGGAGCTTGAAAAGATCCCTAAATTCAAGGCAAGACCTCTAAATAAGAAG ATCTTTGAAAGTAAAGGGGATATTGGAATATTCTGCCACACAAAGAAACATGTTACAGAACCTCAAGAGTTTCACTTTGCAACAAATGAGAGGATTCCGCCGCCTGCTGCCATAGCCGATTTATTTGACAAG CTTTGTTTGAAGTCTGAAGGTGCACATAACCACAACCCAATTCCAAGAAAAACAACTCCAAATCCATTTCACCTCCACACCGAG GAAAGAGGCgctgagaaagagaagaaactgTTCATGGAACTTCTGCAGAAACAGTTGGAAGAGGAAGCCGCAAGGGTTCCCAAGGCTAATCCATACCCCTATACCACCGACTTCCCTGTG ATCCCACCAAAACCAGAACCCAAGCATTGCACAAAACCTGAGCCATTCCAATTGGAGAGCCTAGTGAGACATGAGGAAGAAATGCAAAGGGAACTTGAAGAAAGACTTAGAATGGAAAGAGAAGAGGCCCAGTTGAGAGAGTTTAAGGCACAGCCAGTCTTAAAAGA GGATCCAATCCCAGTTCCGGAGAAGGTCCGCAAACCCCTTACACAAGTTCAAGAGTTTAGTTTACGTTTGACTAATCGGGCTGTGGATAGAGCACAATTTGATGAGAAG ATTAAGGAGAAAGAAACTATGTACAAACGATACAGAGAGGAGAGTGAAGCAGAAAGAATG ATAGAAGAAGAGAAGGCACTGAAACAGTTGAGAAGAACGATGGTTCCTCATGCTAGACCAGTTCCAAAATTTGATCATCCGTTTTGTCCTCAGAA GGCTGCTAAGGAAGCAACGAAACCCAAGTCACCAAATTTGCGTGTACTCAAAAGGAGGGAGAGACGGAAGGTATTCAATGGAACTGTAGTCTCGAGTCCTGCATCTAACATGAGATGA